Part of the Echeneis naucrates chromosome 1, fEcheNa1.1, whole genome shotgun sequence genome, ggtcctggagagctGCTGTACTGCATGTTTTAGATCATTCTAAACAtttgctccaacacacctgattcatCCAGCTCTGCTGATGCCTGATTAAGGAActactcatttgaatcaggtgtgttggagcaggaaacatctaaaacatggaGGACAATAGCTCTTCAGGGCCAGAGTTAAACACCTCTGCTCTAAAATCTGCGCAGCTGATAGTCAAAGCAATGAACCTATCTGTTCAAGATCAGCGGTACCTTCCTGCCACCTCCACACAGTGATGGTGTGTTCTGGTTCCACTCCAACCGACAGTAGCAACTTTCCTGTGGCGCTGAAGTTTACATAGCCAACACCTTTTGCATGGGAGCATCGGAGGATAGACAGCGTCTGCTTTGTCATGGCGTCCCACACATGGATAGAAGGGGCAAGGCCTGCGGGAGGAGACCAGAGTCATTGGAAGCAAACAAGTAAAGAAACGAGGAACCAAAAGTTTATGGCCTTATGGATCTAAGCAACTGTTGACACAAGTACCTGCGGGCTTAAGAAAAGCACAGGATCTGAACCATAAGAACCAAGGAAGTTAAAGATTACAGAAACAAGGACCCAAGGTTCCCCAGAATCAATCAGGGACCAAGAACTAAGGTACTATTTAGGTAAAACCCTCAGCATTCTAGGTAGAGTCCAGGCTGTACTGTACTTACTGTAGTCAGTAAAGTCAGTGATTTTGTAATGCATGTGTCAACACCAGGGATTCCTGTGGGCCAACAGATACAGGGAACTGTAGTGCCAGGGACCTAATTTCCTAAGGCCAAGGAAAGGAACCAAGGAAAGGAACCAAGGAAAAGAGAAACTTGTGGATTGAACAGCTGAGGTTCCTCTCCTCCTGACACAAAACCCACAGAATCAAGAGCAAAGACAGGCTTTCAGGAAATGGAGAGTCTAGACCTTTTGGAACCAGGATACTGAACAAGACCAGAACCTGGTAATTCTAAGCAATCAAGGACCCAAGGTTGTAAGGTAATGAAGAGAACAAGAACTGAGGACaagcaggggggggggggaatcactGAATCATCTGGAACCAGAAAACTATGAAGCCAAACAGCCAAGGAGAACCACTGAACCAAAGGATGAACAAAACCAGAGCAAGACACATCTAAATATCTGGttgtccatgtctctctgtctttattctttatctgatcaggagttcaaGAGACTCTGATTGGGTGTGACATCACCCACAGGAGCCAATtggagcgtccgatgtagagacgtgactctaaaCGTCATTATCaaggatggaggatgagaatggacggataaacacacaaaattcaGGCTGGACAGAGATGACATTGCTGGTATGATGTCACTATGATGTCATTAGGTATTTTCCCTGTGTGAGATCACATGACATACATGACAACAGCTTGACCGCCATGATGTGTCTGatagtttttttggggggcggtACTCACCAGACACTTCGGcctctacacaacaacacaacaatagcAGAGGTTAAACACTGAgatgtgtgatgatgatgacgacgacgacAACGACACACAGATAGGTGAGTCTTACCTGGCAGGTCAGTGATGTCACCTGGTGATGAGGTGACGATGACGATGGCGaagcagtgaaaaagaaaataggtGTGATGGGAAAGAGCCGCAGGACGTGCACGAGAACAACATAGAAATCAAAGCTCATTGATCTTTGTGTTGATTGGACACAGACTGACTGAACTTCCTGTCACATGACTCACCGATCTGACCCGTTGCAATGACGTTCTGGTATTTTGGATGCTGGTTGACGGTCAGACACAGGATGTCATCTGTGTGCTCCAAGTAGAAGCTCTGGGTTCCTGTGAGAACAGGATGTAAAGGTGTAACATCAGCAGCGGCAGCATTTAAAGCGACACTGAGTCTGAGGTCTACCGACCGGCTGACAGGTTCTGGATCACCACGGCCGCGGCAGTGTGGAAGACGATATCGGCGCCGTCATTGAGGTAATGAAGGTTGTTGCGACAGTCGAAGCCTCTGTAGCCAAAGACGTGTTCCAGGACCAGCTCCTGAAAGACAAGCAGCTgtcagagaggtcagaggtcagaggactGACCTGCACCAGACCTGTCCAGACCTCTAccgccttcttcttcttggtcaCATTGTTCCTCAGCAGTTTGTCTGGCAGCGGCGCCGCACGGCTCACTGGAGGcctgaaagaacagagacaacACAGTTTGTCCAAGTTTCTCAACTCAACCATAAACTGATGACATTCATTGTAGTGTTTCCATGGAGATCTGAACTACCTCTCGTCAACAGGAAGctctttgtgctgcaggtgAGGTTTGGTTCCTGACATGTTCCTGATATTGGACGAGTAGATCTTAGTGACATAGTTCACTGCCTTCTCCCGTGCCACATCACTGTCGTAGCCTGAAAACAACCACAATGACAGGGAACCAGGACACTCAGAACTGAACCAGGTGTTCTGTCCATCACCGTGACAACGTGGCGGCTGGTACCTCCGTCCTCTTCAGGGTCGTCATCCGACTCCTCGCTGTCCATGACTTTAGTCTCTCTGTGTCCCAGTGCCTCCCTGGTCCAAATCATGAGCGCCGTGTCGGCACCGCCCACCGACAGCAGCATCGAATCATCATTGGACCAGCGCACATTGGTCACATTGGTGCTGTGACCCACATACTTCTTAAACTTGGCGAACTGGccctgaggtcaaaggtcacaggatAAGTTCAGTGTTTGCTTCCTATTAAGTTTGTCTGTGTtgtatctgttgtgtgtctgtcgtgCCTCACCCTGCAGGGGAAGCTGAACAGTTTGATGAAGCCGAAGTCGTCTCCCGTCACCAACagtctctggtctctgctcAGGGACGTTGTGTTGACCAAACTGAGTGTCGGCCATATTCCCTCGCACAAAGGACCCAGGACAGACGTCCAGCTGGACCAGGTCAACTTCTCACActgagacatacagagacatagcgacacacactgacatggagagacacaaactgagacacacacactgaagcacagacacactaacCTCGGCTGCACTGATGTTCTGTCTACGTCCTCGAGGAGCTTcataaaacagctgctgcttcatccCCGTGTTTACCTGCAACAGTTTACCTGAGGACATCATCACCCCACTGTGTGAGTAGGACACACCTGCTTGTcgtgtgttgtttttaaatgtatttattttaacagtaaaaaaacacTGTCTCTATTAACAGACTGGGTTGATAATCAGTCGCTCCCTCAACagggttcatcctctgaggaACATGAATTTCTGAACTCAGTATTCTGTTGTttgctgatgacatcaccagccaaagggtgtgtgttttcttagCATCAGTACAGATGTGTGCGTTCACCTCTGGAGTCCCAGTCGATGTGGGTGATGTAGCTGCCGGCTCCTTTACAGATGCCGACTCTCTTACTGGTCAGGACGTTATAAATGTCCACAAATGAATCATGGGATGCCACAGCCAGGTATTTCCCAGTATCTGGAATGTACATTGTCACATCAGGGATCAACCAATCAGCTTCTCCCGCTGCCATGTCGGTGTGTTGAGTTCAGGTACCTTGGGAGAAGCGGATGTCAGAGATGAGCTCTCTGCGGTGGTGGAAGGTTACCATGTCCTCCAGAGTGTCAGCATTCACCACCAGGAAGCTGCCATCATTCAGACCAACCGCAAGAGCCTTACCGTCCGGAGAGAAGGCGCAGGACCGCCCACCTGACAGGAAGCACAGGGGAACAGATAACACTCAGCTAGATGAACAGGTGGATGTCACAATCAGCAGGATTGGGAGCCTGAGTGCATCTCACCTTTCTTGAGTTTCCGGACAGCGACCATCCGGTGATTGGCTGAAAGCTCCCAGATCCTCAGAGTTTTGTCATCGCTGACGGtggcacagacaggaagtagagGGTGAGCTGCCAGACCCCACACCTCCCCTTCCATGTGACCCTGaacacagtacacacactgGTTACGTCATGAACAGGTGATATTGACCTGTGTGGCAGCAGAGAGGTTAAAAGGGGCAGAGCTTTTGTAAGATGTCAGTGAGAGTAGTCTGACCTGAACCAGCAGCGTCATGGGTCCACTCTTATCGATCTCCAGGATTTCGCCATTCTTCGTTCCCAGCAGGATGTGACCATGACCTAGAGTGATGGCTCTGATGGACGGAttgtcctccagcagcagaccTGGCCCAGGACCATACACAGATCAGACAGACCACAGCGACCAGGACTTTCTCCAAGACCAGGTGTGGAGGTGTGACAGACCTTTAGACGACGCAGACAGAGCTCCTCTCTTGATGGCATATGTCTTCAAGCATCTTTCAAACATGTCATCCCACAGCTCCACGATGCCGTCCTTCCCCCCCGTCACAAAACCCTGGACAGCAAACGcaacacaggaaatgacaaacCAGGCAAGAATCAGAAACACTCACATACAAATGAAGCCTGAAGGACGGgagatgatggatgatggtgTGATGATGTCACCTTGTCCAGGGAGCACATGGCAAACACCGGTCCATCGTGGGCCTTGATGGTCTTGATGAGGGTTGTGTCTCTCCAGATGTAAACGTCTCCATTTGTGGCTCCAGAGAAAACCAGATCCTCAGATCGTCCATAACAGGCTGACATCATCGTCTCCTGTTTCCCCAAATTACCAAATATCCCTCGTTTGAACGTCAGACCGCCACCTGAGGGCCAAGACACAAATTACTAGCTTAGTTTGGCATAAACCCTGGTGCCAGGGGTAGACAGACGAAATGTCCCCGTGTTCACCTGAATGTTGCCAGAACTTGATGTGTTTCATCCCAACAGTCACCAGCTTGTCCATCCTGAACGGATTGCTCTTAACCACAAATATCTTGTCTTTGTGTCCCCTGTAGGACAGAAACATTCAGTCTCAGTTTCAGAACCTGATCATTGTGAGCAAAAATTATCCGAAGACAAGGTTAATTAGGGGTGATGACCAACAGATCAGCTCCCAGCTCGCACTGAGGATGTCCACAGCATAACATGAAGACGGACTGTTAAACTGGTGCTGACTGAGCTCTGAAGTAATGATGATCTCTCTGACGTTTCTCATCTCACAGCCTGATGTCGAGATATGTTCGTGAGCCGGAGGACCAACCTGGACCTCTTCAGGACTCAAGAGTCCCCACCGCTCATGACAGGCCGAACCATACCTGCAAAGATGGGCTGTGGACCAGCTGCTAACTAGCTTTGtacttgtgtgtctgtacctgTTCTTGGCCaatctttctcctttcttccaGTCCCAAATCACAATGGAGTGAAAATCATCAATTCCCACTGAAATCAAACTCTTCCCATCAgctgagaaagagacagagagacagacagagacaaagactgtTAGATGTCTCATCAGTGATTCTCCTATAGACAAAGTGATGGCAACTGATTCCCAAGTTTATTATTGAGGGATAACAAATGGATAAAATGGATACAGGGACAACACAGGGACAACAGGACACCTAATGGTAACTGATGTGATGATTCTTCTTTGGTGTCTGTGGGGTCACCAAATGTTGCAGTGATGGCCGTACCAGTGAACTCCAGAGCGCACACTCCTCTGCTGTGATGTCCCTTCAGCAGGGAAAGACACTTCAAGGTCTGGATGTCCCAAACGTGGACAGCTGGGTCTCTGCCCACCTAAACACAGACAGCCGATCAGAAACAGTCTCAGCCAGTCACACAGTAAAACGATGCTCTCAGTTTGACTGGCGTACCTGAGCAGAGGCCACGTAGTCCTTGAGCGGGTGGACGGTGAGACTGAGGATGTCGTCGTCATGGCCGAGGTAGAACCGCTGACTGTGCTGCAGCCGGTTGTAGACAATGGCAACGGCGGCCACGTGGTACACCACCTCCCCCGCCTGACTGTAGAACAGATTGTTCCGACAGTCAAAGCCCCGATACCTacaggagagaggaagtggCACCGCCACAACAAAAGGTCAGAGGAAAGGTAGTTATTCTTAGTGTCTAAAGGTTCAGAAATTCTGTTGTCACCCGTGAACAAACTGCAGACGAAGACTCTCCTCTGGAGCCTTCTGCCGCTTCAGGGAACCAGTCAGCTTCTTCCTCAGCTGAGGCAGGTCCTCCTTATACACCTGCAGACAGGGACAGATGAGACAGGTGACACAGGCAAGGAAGCCATTTTCATCACAGCTTGAGAcaggttttgtgttttggtgacCTGGCGTTCGTAGTTGGTCTGAGCTTCCTGCTCGATGTCTGAGTCGAGCTCAGGGACGTCGGAGACATCTGAGTCGGACTCTCCACTATTGGAGTCAGCATAACCTTCTGACgacacaaagagaaaacttTATGAACATGGTTAACAGCGATGGTTCATTTGTTATGATGGGacaaagagatttaaaaattacaaatgtgTATTGAGGGTCAGTTGACTAATAGAAATGCAAGAAAGCAAATGACAGAAGCGATGCGGACATAACTGGGTTTGCAGAGAGATTTGGAGATAACAAATAGCAACTTAGGCTGGAGCTCGTTCATGTTAACAAATGTATCAGAATAAATGAAGTGGTCTAGGATGGTGAACCTCAGCctaaaaacacagctgagtaCCTCAAGCATCCAGTTTATACCCTCAGTCATGAGGATTTTTGGGGACAGGTTTGCTCTGGACCAGTATGGGCCACTGTTAGCTGGGATAAACGCTGAAGAGAGAAAGCCTGGGCTTACCTTGGAGAAGGGGCTCTAAGACACCATTCATGACGCCTTCTGGTAGGAACCTCCACTGGAACACAGCGTGGTCAGCGCCACCGGTGCTCACAACCCACTGCAGGTCATTGGACCAGCGAACGTTGGTCACATGGGCAGAGTGGCCAATGTACTTCTTGAATTTGGCTCCTGTTTGAGGAAGAGGGTGCAGAATTTATGGAGAAACATCAAGGAGTTACAGAGCAGCTTGATCCAACACCAAGAGCATGGCTGGAGACCAGGAGCATCTTAAATCCTTTACAGTTTCTGACAAACACGACTCAGGGTGAAGAACTTTATCCAGGACCTCTGAGCTACGAAGAAGGTTCCTATGCTGATGGGCTAACTGACCTTTCTTCAGGCAGGGGAACCGAAAGAGTTTGACCAGGCCAAGTTCGTCTCCGGTCACCAGCACAGCACTACTGTAGTTGGCATCCACAGAGTTCACATTGGTGCTGTTGGAGTATTTGGGCCAGATCCCGTTCACCTCAGTGCCGATTATGCCGGTCCACGTCATCCAGTGGATCCCTTTGGCCTCCTCTTTAGAAACCAGCTTCCCTGCTGAAGGACGAAGGAAGAGGTTAAGGGGTCAGGAGACAAGCAGGTCTCAATTTAACTTTGAAGTGAAGGCCCAAGTTTACACAGGGCAGTCCCAGCCAGATCAAGTCTCAGTGTTTGAGCGTGCTGGAGTCAGTTGGTACCTGGCATCCTGTAGAAGAGTCGCTCTCCGGCGCCGTCATTGGTCTGCAGGAAGCGACTGTCAACCGACCAATCCAGGTGGGTGATGAAGGAGGTGGAGCGGCTGCACTCACCCACCTTCTTGTAGCGCTGAGCAACAGCGTAGATATCCACCAGTCCGTCGTTTGATCCCACTGCCAGGAAGGAGCCATCTGGAGAAAACTTCAATTCATGGATGACCTCCTTCCTGTCCTTGATGTGGACAACCTCCGTCATGTCCCTGAAgaaaaagggttagggtcagcTGACGTTGGTAACATGCCAATCTTAGTCGGAAGTCTTTGAGTTGGTCTCAGAGGTCTTCGGGGCTCCCCAGAGAACACACAGACCTTTGACCTGGATTAGCTGGTAAACTGGTTAACCAAACAATCTGATTGGTTCATGAAGTAATAACAACCTTTTACGGTGTCACATCACAGGAACAGAAAGATGGATGAACAAGGATCTTATCCTAAAACGGCGTGTAAATGAGTCACCTGACACGCAGCACGGTGAACGAGCCGTCCTTCATCCCCAGAGCGAGCTGAGAGCCGTCGCTGTTGAAGGAAACACTTCGAACCGATTCCTCCATGTTACAGCGAGCCAGCAGAGTGTGATCAGGGAGACTCCacaacctgagagacagagaggtgagagagacaGGTGACAGTGAAGAGACAAACAGGTGAGACAGATGGGGGCCTTGGTGGATCCAGACTGACCGAACCGAGTGGTCGTCGCTCCCGGTGACGGCAACTGGCTGTTTGGGATGCAGGTCGAGGGCCCACAGCTCACCCTCACTGTGACCTTGCATCAGCAGAACCGGTTTGTCCCGGTCTCGAACCATGACCTCGAAGATCTCGCTGTCCTGGGTTCCCGCCAAAATGCGGTCAGCCTTCCAGCAGACACTGCGGATCGACAGACCTGAAACAGAAAACGTCACTGACTGcacaccatctctctctctgatccagGTATTTGCAGGTCTGAGTGCCGGGGACCACGTATTGAGGTATGGACCTTTGTAtccctgctctgcctctctcaggTCGATCTTGGTGATGGGTTTGAAGTCGACATCCCACAGTCGGATGCAGCCGTCTCGTCCTCCGGTGGCGAAGCCCTCCTCGCTGGCGTGCATGCTGAAGATCCCGGCCTGGCCCGCCGACCCAATGAGAGGAAGACACACATATTGTAttaagacttgaaact contains:
- the LOC115051735 gene encoding echinoderm microtubule-associated protein-like 6 isoform X3, with amino-acid sequence MSDKTAPRCQLRLEWIHGYRGHQCRNNLYYTAGKEVVYFVAGVGVVYNTREHTQKFYLGHNDDIISLAIHPDKIQVATGQVGKDPYICIWDTYAMQTVSILRDVHTHGVACLAFDSDGQRLTSVGLDAKNTVCVWDWRRGRVLAMATGHSDRIFDVAWDPFQSSRLVSCGVKHIKFWTLCGNALTPKRGIFGKTGDLQTILCVSAAKDELTYSGALNGDVYVWRGITLLRTIQAAHGAGIFSMHASEEGFATGGRDGCIRLWDVDFKPITKIDLREAEQGYKGLSIRSVCWKADRILAGTQDSEIFEVMVRDRDKPVLLMQGHSEGELWALDLHPKQPVAVTGSDDHSVRLWSLPDHTLLARCNMEESVRSVSFNSDGSQLALGMKDGSFTVLRVRDMTEVVHIKDRKEVIHELKFSPDGSFLAVGSNDGLVDIYAVAQRYKKTNDGAGERLFYRMPAGKLVSKEEAKGIHWMTWTGIIGTEVNGIWPKYSNSTNVNSVDANYSSAVLVTGDELGLVKLFRFPCLKKGAKFKKYIGHSAHVTNVRWSNDLQWVVSTGGADHAVFQWRFLPEGVMNGVLEPLLQEGYADSNSGESDSDVSDVPELDSDIEQEAQTNYERQVYKEDLPQLRKKLTGSLKRQKAPEESLRLQFVHGYRGFDCRNNLFYSQAGEVVYHVAAVAIVYNRLQHSQRFYLGHDDDILSLTVHPLKDYVASAQVGRDPAVHVWDIQTLKCLSLLKGHHSRGVCALEFTADGKSLISVGIDDFHSIVIWDWKKGERLAKNRGHKDKIFVVKSNPFRMDKLVTVGMKHIKFWQHSGGGLTFKRGIFGNLGKQETMMSACYGRSEDLVFSGATNGDVYIWRDTTLIKTIKAHDGPVFAMCSLDKGFVTGGKDGIVELWDDMFERCLKTYAIKRGALSASSKGLLLEDNPSIRAITLGHGHILLGTKNGEILEIDKSGPMTLLVQGHMEGEVWGLAAHPLLPVCATVSDDKTLRIWELSANHRMVAVRKLKKGGRSCAFSPDGKALAVGLNDGSFLVVNADTLEDMVTFHHRRELISDIRFSQDTGKYLAVASHDSFVDIYNVLTSKRVGICKGAGSYITHIDWDSRGKLLQVNTGMKQQLFYEAPRGRRQNISAAECEKLTWSSWTSVLGPLCEGIWPTLSLVNTTSLSRDQRLLVTGDDFGFIKLFSFPCRGQFAKFKKYVGHSTNVTNVRWSNDDSMLLSVGGADTALMIWTREALGHRETKVMDSEESDDDPEEDGGYDSDVAREKAVNYVTKIYSSNIRNMSGTKPHLQHKELPVDERPPVSRAAPLPDKLLRNNVTKKKKAVEELVLEHVFGYRGFDCRNNLHYLNDGADIVFHTAAAVVIQNLSAGTQSFYLEHTDDILCLTVNQHPKYQNVIATGQIGDITDLPEAEVSGLAPSIHVWDAMTKQTLSILRCSHAKGVGYVNFSATGKLLLSVGVEPEHTITVWRWQEGTKVTSKGGHAERIFVVEFRPDSDTQFVSVGIKHIKFWTLVGGSLMYKKGVIGSVEDGRMQTMLSVAFGANNLTFTGAINGDVYVWREHFLVRVVAKAHSGPVFTMYTTLRDGLIVTGGKERPTKEGGAVKLWDQEMKRCRAFQLETGQLVENVRSVCRGKGKILVGTKDGEIIEVGEKNAASNTMINGHTQGGIWGLASHPFKDVFISASDDGTIRIWDLADKKLLNKVSLGHPAKCTSYSPNGEMVSIGMENGEFIVLLVNSLTVWGKKRDRSVTIQDIRFSPDNRFLAVGSVESAVDFYDLSLGPSLNRIGYCKDIPGFVIQIDFSADSKHIQVSSSTYSRQVHEVPSGKIITEQPVIERITWATWTSILGEEVLGVWPRNAEKADVNCACVSHAGVNLVTGDDFGLIKLFDFPCSEKFAKHKRYFGHSAHVTNIRFSCDDKFVISAGGSDCSLFVWKCQ
- the LOC115051735 gene encoding echinoderm microtubule-associated protein-like 6 isoform X2, yielding MSDKTAPRCQLRLEWIHGYRGHQCRNNLYYTAGKEVVYFVAGVGVVYNTREHTQKFYLGHNDDIISLAIHPDKIQVATGQVGKDPYICIWDTYAMQTVSILRDVHTHGVACLAFDSDGQRLTSVGLDAKNTVCVWDWRRGRVLAMATGHSDRIFDVAWDPFQSSRLVSCGVKHIKFWTLCGNALTPKRGIFGKTGDLQTILCVSAAKDELTYSGALNGDVYVWRGITLLRTIQAAHGAGIFSMHASEEGFATGGRDGCIRLWDVDFKPITKIDLREAEQGYKGLSIRSVCWKADRILAGTQDSEIFEVMVRDRDKPVLLMQGHSEGELWALDLHPKQPVAVTGSDDHSVRLWSLPDHTLLARCNMEESVRSVSFNSDGSQLALGMKDGSFTVLRVRDMTEVVHIKDRKEVIHELKFSPDGSFLAVGSNDGLVDIYAVAQRYKKVGECSRSTSFITHLDWSVDSRFLQTNDGAGERLFYRMPAGKLVSKEEAKGIHWMTWTGIIGTEVNGIWPKYSNSTNVNSVDANYSSAVLVTGDELGLVKLFRFPCLKKGAKFKKYIGHSAHVTNVRWSNDLQWVVSTGGADHAVFQWRFLPEGVMNGVLEPLLQEGYADSNSGESDSDVSDVPELDSDIEQEAQTNYERQVYKEDLPQLRKKLTGSLKRQKAPEESLRLQFVHGYRGFDCRNNLFYSQAGEVVYHVAAVAIVYNRLQHSQRFYLGHDDDILSLTVHPLKDYVASAQVGRDPAVHVWDIQTLKCLSLLKGHHSRGVCALEFTADGKSLISVGIDDFHSIVIWDWKKGERLAKNRGHKDKIFVVKSNPFRMDKLVTVGMKHIKFWQHSGGGLTFKRGIFGNLGKQETMMSACYGRSEDLVFSGATNGDVYIWRDTTLIKTIKAHDGPVFAMCSLDKGFVTGGKDGIVELWDDMFERCLKTYAIKRGALSASSKGLLLEDNPSIRAITLGHGHILLGTKNGEILEIDKSGPMTLLVQGHMEGEVWGLAAHPLLPVCATVSDDKTLRIWELSANHRMVAVRKLKKGGRSCAFSPDGKALAVGLNDGSFLVVNADTLEDMVTFHHRRELISDIRFSQDTGKYLAVASHDSFVDIYNVLTSKRVGICKGAGSYITHIDWDSRGKLLQVNTGMKQQLFYEAPRGRRQNISAAECEKLTWSSWTSVLGPLCEGIWPTLSLVNTTSLSRDQRLLVTGDDFGFIKLFSFPCRGQFAKFKKYVGHSTNVTNVRWSNDDSMLLSVGGADTALMIWTREALGHRETKVMDSEESDDDPEEDGGYDSDVAREKAVNYVTKIYSSNIRNMSGTKPHLQHKELPVDERPPVSRAAPLPDKLLRNNVTKKKKAVEELVLEHVFGYRGFDCRNNLHYLNDGADIVFHTAAAVVIQNLSAGTQSFYLEHTDDILCLTVNQHPKYQNVIATGQIGLAPSIHVWDAMTKQTLSILRCSHAKGVGYVNFSATGKLLLSVGVEPEHTITVWRWQEGTKVTSKGGHAERIFVVEFRPDSDTQFVSVGIKHIKFWTLVGGSLMYKKGVIGSVEDGRMQTMLSVAFGANNLTFTGAINGDVYVWREHFLVRVVAKAHSGPVFTMYTTLRDGLIVTGGKERPTKEGGAVKLWDQEMKRCRAFQLETGQLVENVRSVCRGKGKILVGTKDGEIIEVGEKNAASNTMINGHTQGGIWGLASHPFKDVFISASDDGTIRIWDLADKKLLNKVSLGHPAKCTSYSPNGEMVSIGMENGEFIVLLVNSLTVWGKKRDRSVTIQDIRFSPDNRFLAVGSVESAVDFYDLSLGPSLNRIGYCKDIPGFVIQIDFSADSKHIQVSSSTYSRQVHEVPSGKIITEQPVIERITWATWTSILGEEVLGVWPRNAEKADVNCACVSHAGVNLVTGDDFGLIKLFDFPCSEKFAKHKRYFGHSAHVTNIRFSCDDKFVISAGGSDCSLFVWKCQ
- the LOC115051735 gene encoding echinoderm microtubule-associated protein-like 6 isoform X1; protein product: MSDKTAPRCQLRLEWIHGYRGHQCRNNLYYTAGKEVVYFVAGVGVVYNTREHTQKFYLGHNDDIISLAIHPDKIQVATGQVGKDPYICIWDTYAMQTVSILRDVHTHGVACLAFDSDGQRLTSVGLDAKNTVCVWDWRRGRVLAMATGHSDRIFDVAWDPFQSSRLVSCGVKHIKFWTLCGNALTPKRGIFGKTGDLQTILCVSAAKDELTYSGALNGDVYVWRGITLLRTIQAAHGAGIFSMHASEEGFATGGRDGCIRLWDVDFKPITKIDLREAEQGYKGLSIRSVCWKADRILAGTQDSEIFEVMVRDRDKPVLLMQGHSEGELWALDLHPKQPVAVTGSDDHSVRLWSLPDHTLLARCNMEESVRSVSFNSDGSQLALGMKDGSFTVLRVRDMTEVVHIKDRKEVIHELKFSPDGSFLAVGSNDGLVDIYAVAQRYKKVGECSRSTSFITHLDWSVDSRFLQTNDGAGERLFYRMPAGKLVSKEEAKGIHWMTWTGIIGTEVNGIWPKYSNSTNVNSVDANYSSAVLVTGDELGLVKLFRFPCLKKGAKFKKYIGHSAHVTNVRWSNDLQWVVSTGGADHAVFQWRFLPEGVMNGVLEPLLQEGYADSNSGESDSDVSDVPELDSDIEQEAQTNYERQVYKEDLPQLRKKLTGSLKRQKAPEESLRLQFVHGYRGFDCRNNLFYSQAGEVVYHVAAVAIVYNRLQHSQRFYLGHDDDILSLTVHPLKDYVASAQVGRDPAVHVWDIQTLKCLSLLKGHHSRGVCALEFTADGKSLISVGIDDFHSIVIWDWKKGERLAKNRGHKDKIFVVKSNPFRMDKLVTVGMKHIKFWQHSGGGLTFKRGIFGNLGKQETMMSACYGRSEDLVFSGATNGDVYIWRDTTLIKTIKAHDGPVFAMCSLDKGFVTGGKDGIVELWDDMFERCLKTYAIKRGALSASSKGLLLEDNPSIRAITLGHGHILLGTKNGEILEIDKSGPMTLLVQGHMEGEVWGLAAHPLLPVCATVSDDKTLRIWELSANHRMVAVRKLKKGGRSCAFSPDGKALAVGLNDGSFLVVNADTLEDMVTFHHRRELISDIRFSQDTGKYLAVASHDSFVDIYNVLTSKRVGICKGAGSYITHIDWDSRGKLLQVNTGMKQQLFYEAPRGRRQNISAAECEKLTWSSWTSVLGPLCEGIWPTLSLVNTTSLSRDQRLLVTGDDFGFIKLFSFPCRGQFAKFKKYVGHSTNVTNVRWSNDDSMLLSVGGADTALMIWTREALGHRETKVMDSEESDDDPEEDGGYDSDVAREKAVNYVTKIYSSNIRNMSGTKPHLQHKELPVDERPPVSRAAPLPDKLLRNNVTKKKKAVEELVLEHVFGYRGFDCRNNLHYLNDGADIVFHTAAAVVIQNLSAGTQSFYLEHTDDILCLTVNQHPKYQNVIATGQIGDITDLPEAEVSGLAPSIHVWDAMTKQTLSILRCSHAKGVGYVNFSATGKLLLSVGVEPEHTITVWRWQEGTKVTSKGGHAERIFVVEFRPDSDTQFVSVGIKHIKFWTLVGGSLMYKKGVIGSVEDGRMQTMLSVAFGANNLTFTGAINGDVYVWREHFLVRVVAKAHSGPVFTMYTTLRDGLIVTGGKERPTKEGGAVKLWDQEMKRCRAFQLETGQLVENVRSVCRGKGKILVGTKDGEIIEVGEKNAASNTMINGHTQGGIWGLASHPFKDVFISASDDGTIRIWDLADKKLLNKVSLGHPAKCTSYSPNGEMVSIGMENGEFIVLLVNSLTVWGKKRDRSVTIQDIRFSPDNRFLAVGSVESAVDFYDLSLGPSLNRIGYCKDIPGFVIQIDFSADSKHIQVSSSTYSRQVHEVPSGKIITEQPVIERITWATWTSILGEEVLGVWPRNAEKADVNCACVSHAGVNLVTGDDFGLIKLFDFPCSEKFAKHKRYFGHSAHVTNIRFSCDDKFVISAGGSDCSLFVWKCQ